AGCTGTGCGGCCGGCGGATGGTGATCCGGCAGGGCCGGCGCGGCCGGTTCATGGCGTGTTCCGGTTTTCCCGCCTGCAAAAACACCCATTCGCTTGACGGCGAGGGCAACAAGGTGGCTGGTTCGGGCCCGCTTCCGACCGACCGCAAATGTGAAAAATGCGGAAAAATCCTTTTGCTGCGCAACGGCCCGCGCGGGCGGTTTCTGGCGTGTTCCGGGTATCCCCGGTG
The DNA window shown above is from Elusimicrobiaceae bacterium and carries:
- a CDS encoding topoisomerase DNA-binding C4 zinc finger domain-containing protein: LCGRRMVIRQGRRGRFMACSGFPACKNTHSLDGEGNKVAGSGPLPTDRKCEKCGKILLLRNGPRGRFLACSGYPRCKNIVKTTPEEIEELLKKAEAGQAVKNG